The following is a genomic window from Desulfosoma caldarium.
CTCCGTGTGCTTTGTCAGCCGCTGCGGCCTCAAAGGCCAGGTGGTGGAAAAGGACTTTCGCGCCCTGGAAGACCTCAAACCCCATTACCTTTCTCTCCTTATCGTCAAAAAAGGGGCGCGTTGACCTGGGCGCCTGTTCGAGCATGGGCTTTTGGCCCACGGCCATGTCCATCACTTTCAACGGGCGTCCCTAAGAAGCCGATCATGCATTTCAAGACAGCCTGCACGAGGATTCAGGAGAGCCCGTGAACGCGACCCATGCCCCTTCGGCCCCACGTTCTTCGGTGTCCGGAACCACGGCGGCGGCGGGCAAACTTTCGGCTGCCGCAAGGGGGTGGCGAATTCGTGCCTTTTGGGTCACCATCATCTTTCTGGTGCCGGCACTTTCATTTTATTGCATCACTGTCGGCCCTTACGCCATCGAATCCCACACCCTGTGGCGCGTCTTGGGGTCAATTTTTCATGCGGCACCGTCGGCGCTTTCAGAAAAAGAAACCGCCACCGCCCATTACATTGTCGTGCATCTTCGACTGGCGCGCGTCGCCCTGGCCCTTCTTGTGGGCGCCGCCTTGGCCCTATCGGGCACCGTCTATCAGGGGATTTTGTTGAACCCTTTGGCGGATCCTTTCACGCTGGGCGTGTCCACGGGCGCCGCCTTTGGCGCGTCCGTGACCATTCTTATGGGGTGGGCGTCCTGGAAGCTGGCGGGCATCAGTCTGCTTCCCGTGGTGGCTTTTCTTGGGGCAGTGGGAGCCCTCAGCCTCGTCATGCTTTTGGGGCGACTGCACGGCACCATGCACCCCACCACACTGGTCCTCGCAGGGATTATCGTTTCCACGTTTCTTTCGGCATGGATTAGTCTTCTCAAAAGCCTTCACGAGGAATCTCTTTCGGCGATCGTGTTTTGGATCATGGGAAGCCTATCCGGACGCAGTTGGCGCCATGTGCTGGCCATTGTGCCGTATGTGGTGGCCGGCTTCTGGATCATTATGACCCATGCGCGGGAAATGGACCTTTTGGCTCTAGGAGACACGGCCGCGTTTCAAACCGGCGTGGACACCCATGCCGTTCGACGCCGCCTTCTGGGCGCCGCATCCCTGGTGGCCGCGGCGGCTGTCGCCGTAAGCGGCGTGGTAGGTTTCATCGGATTGGTGGTGCCCCATGTGGCCCGGTTGTGCCTCGGGCCCAGGCATCGGCAGCTTCTGCCCGCGTCCATGATGCTCGGCGCCGTTTTGACGCTGGTTTCCGACACGCTGGCTCGAACGCTGCTTCCCGACGGTCGAGAAATACCTCTGGGCGTGGTCACGGCCATTCTGGGGGCCCCTTTCTTCGCCTACCTTCTGATCCACAAGAAAAGGACCGTCGTGCTGTGATTGAGGTCGAACATCTTCATTGCGGTTATCCCGATCGCAAGGTCCTTCAGGACGTCACCCTCACCATTGAACCGGGGGAGTTCGTGGGCATTCTGGGCCCCAACGGATCCGGCAAAACCACGCTGGTTTTGGCCTTAAGCGGCGTGTTGCCTATCCAGTCGGGCTCGATTCGATGGAACGGCCGACCTTTACAGACCATACCGCATCGGGAAAGAGCCCGCCTCATGGCCGTCGTGCCGCAAGACGTCCATGTGACGTTTCCCTTCACATGCCGAGAGGTGGTGGCCATGGGACGATACCCTCACCAAAAGAGAGCCGGCCGGGAAACACCCCAAGACAGGGACGCTCTGCACCGTGCCATGGCCTGGACCGACACCGAGGCGTTGGCCGAACGACCTGTGACGCTTCTCAGCGGAGGGGAGCGCCAGAGGGTCTTTGTCGCCAAGGCCTTGGCCCAGGACACGCCCGTGCTGCTCCTGGACGAAGCCGTCTCCGCCATGGATGTGCACCGAAAGCTTCAGATTTTCGACCTGCTCACAAGCCTGCAGCACAAAGAAAAGCGGACCATCGTCTTTGTGCTTCATGACATCAACACCGCTGCGGTCTTTTGCCGACGGCTGGTGTTCCTCAAGGCCGGTCGCATCGTGGCCGACGGGCCGACCGATCACGTGCTGCAGCCCAAGGTGCTGGAAGACGTCTATGAAACGTCGGCTTTGGTGTACCCTGTGCCGGGCCGAGACGGGGTGCGCCAGGTTTTTTTCACGCGCCCCATGGCGGGGCTCACCACGGATGCGGCGATGCTCGGTTCTTGTGGGGTTATACCGGCATGCGTGCAGCGTTCCCAAATTAGAACTGTCAAGGCATGAGTGGGCTTTTGGCAACGGGGGCGACGCCGCGAATAAGCCCAGCTCGGAGTGAGCGGTCCGCGCCGCCACGTGGGCACGTCCATATGGCTTCCGTCGCCACGCCACACCGTGCGAAGCCCGCGTTCACGCCACACGCCCTGTCCGGTTTGCCCGCAACACCGGGCACCTGACGTCGCGGTGTGCGCCGCTTCCACGAGGGCTTTTTGAAAGGCAAAGGGTGATAAAGAAACCGAGCTTTTGGGTTTGTAACCGGCGCTGCGCCTTGGAACTTTTCCGTTTGGGGCCGGTTCGATCCAACGCGGCTTCAGGAATCGTCGCCCACTTCGGGAGTGTTAGGGGTCGATGCCATCACGAAGCCAAGGCACCGATTTTTGGCGCCGTCCAACATGGAGGGGTGGTTTCATGATGAAATGGGCACGGTCACAATGGGTCTGGACTGTGGTTGGGCTTTTGTTGGCGGTGTGGACACCGTCTGTGAAGGCGGCCGTGCAGGTGGTGGACGATGCCGGGCGAACCGTGCGCTTGGACGCTCCGGCACGCCGCGTCATTGCGCTCTACGGTGCTTTCACCGAAATGCTTTGCGCCATCGGCGCCGAAGACATCCTGGCGGCCCGCACCCAAGCGGACGCTTACCCACCACAGATTCGCGCGCTGCCTTCCGTGGGCACCCACATGCGCCCCAACGTGGAAATGATTCTCGGGCTGCAGCCGGACCTTGTGGTCCAAAGCGCCAGCCGCCGAAATGCCACTCCGGAATTGGCCCGCCTGGAAGAAGCCGGCATTCCCGTGGTAATCTTTGCCCCCAAGGATTTTGAAGGGGTTTTTCGCACCATGGAACGTCTGGGGGTCCTGGTGGGGCGAAGCGAACAGGCGCACACGGCCGTCGAGAACCTGCGCGGCCGCCTTGAGGTCGTTCGATCGATCTGTGGCGCGGCACCACATCGGCCTCGCGCGGTCTTTGAAATTCGGGCACAGCCGCTGGCCGTGGCCGGCCAAGGTGGCATGCCTCAGGCCGTCATGGACGCCGTCGGGGCCATCAATGCGGTGACACTTCCCGATCCCATTGTGCAAACGTCCGTGGAAAATCTTATGGCCTTGGACCCGGATGTGTACCTCGTTCAAATAGGGCCCATGAATCCCCGTCCGAGTCATCCTCGAGACCGCGCCCATTTCGACAAACTGCGTGCCGTGATCTCCGGTCGCGTCTTTGAAGTGGACGAAGCGCTCTATTCCCGACCTGGGCCTCGAGCCGTGGATGCTGCCGAAGAGCTCGCCCGCCGGTTGTATCCGTCGCTGTTTCCGTGATTGAGGCCCCTCGTGTTGGCCATGACCCGCTATGGCAGCCGGCGCCGCAGAGACATGGATCGCCTGCCAGCCCTTCCCGGGCACCGTCAGCGCGACGTCACTTCGACCTCATAGGTGACCTCCACCTGCCCTTGCGCCGGCACATCCACGGGAAAGCGCACCAGCGCCGCGTGCACCTTCTCGTAGGGTTGACCGGACCGGACAATCTTCCAGTCCCCCGAGAAGGTTTCTTCCAACAGCACTCGTTCGGGGTGCGCCTTGGCGTTTTTGACAATCAGGGACCATTGCAGACGCTGTATTCGGTTTCCGATCTTTTTGGCCTCCACGAGGGTCCGTTCCACCTGCACGTCAAAGGAACGGCCGAACTCCAGTTGAAGCATTCCATGGACCGGCGTGTGATCGATGGTGTCTTCGCCCAAGGGAATGGCTTCGCCCTGGGCGGTGATCATGCGGGCGCTCACCACACCCGCCGGAAGAGGAATCCCCAGCCCTGCGGCACCTTCGTTCCGAATGTGGATGAGGATTCGCACCGGTTGCTTTCGGCTTTCTTTGCGCTCAAAGCTCCAATCGGCGCGCGATCCGAATCCTGAACTGACCAGCCGACGTTCAATGGGAACCGCCGAGGCCTTCACCCAAGGCACCTGCACGGGATCCCCCGCCGTCAGGTTCAAGGGTTCGGTCATCCGGTAAAGGTGGTATTCCAGGGCGGGAGACTCTTCCACGGCAGCCGCTTTCGCCTCTCGAACCACACCGGCCATGGGAATCCTGGGCGGTAGCTTACGTCTTGAAACCTGCCGGAGTTCCCCGGCCACAAGAAGCACCTTGATTCCGGGAAAATCCATGTCCGTCGTGTTGTGGACAAGGATGCGGCCTTCCAGAACCGCCTGAGATGCGTCCTCGTTCAGGGTGAGCACGTACAGGGCCTTCCACTGAAGCCCTTCGGCTTCGTAAACGCGTTCCGCTTTCACTTCTACAGGCGCTGTGCCCTTGTTTTCCACGTCCCAGAAGGCTTTGGGCGCAGGAGTGAGTTCCTCGGGAAGGGACGGAAAAAAGATGCCGTGATATTCACCCGTATAGACGCCATCTTCCGTGAGAAAGACGGGCGATCCTCCCTCGCCCCCGTCAAAAACCAGCTGAACCCGACGCACCATGCGAGCATCCAGGCTTCCTTTGGGATTGGTCATCACCACATCCAGAGTTTTACCCACGTAGCTTTTGAGCAATTGGTTTTTCGTAACGGGTCGAAAATGACTCACCAGGCTATACGGCACCACCGTTTCCGCTTCCGCCAAAGGTCGCACGGTCAAGGTTTCCAGATCCATGGTCTGAGGGAAACCTTCCAGCACGACCGTGTGGCGCCCAGGTGGCACGGCCACCGTGTCCACTTCCCGGAACAAGGCGATTCCACTCTGGCTGACCGTCACGGTGCGTTCTTGAACCAGAGCCGAAACCGCGTTGGGTGCCATCACGCCCCAAATAATCCAAAAGGTCCACAGTAGCCATGTACGGCGTGCGTTCATCGTTTCCTCCTTGCGTGGATCACGCTGCCCTTGCCCTTTCCTAAAATGCGGCGGCCCACAACCTCTAAAGGTCCTCGGAACCATGTCTTACGGAACGTTCACGGGAGTGCCGGTTATGCGGGCCGAAGGCCGGTGCTTTTAGGAAAGGATTTCGAAACACCACGTGATAGACATGAGCCCAGGGCCTGTATGCGACACAGCGTCGCGGCCGGCGCCACGCCTTCGAAGCCTTTGCAGCCTTCCGAAGAGGCCCCATACGGCGCCATGTTTTTTCACCGGCCATGACCATCCGTTATTGGGGCGGCTGTGCCGTTGTCGGCGCCGCTTTCACCACGAAACCTTTTATGGCCGTGCTGCGGGTCGCGGCTTCCACGGCTACTGCCAAGGTGCCCTGGCCCGAGTTTTTCTGTGCGATACACAGCCGGCACGTCCTGCTTTGAAAGCGATTCATGCCGATGCGTCGTCCCCGGCTTCTTTGGCGGTGCGGGCCCGAGCCTGGCGGCGTTCCTCGATGAGGTGTGCTGCCAAGGTGCTGAATGGCCAGTTGATGGAATGTTCGGTGACCACGGCAAAGATGGGCTTGGGAAGATTTGCGTCCTTAAACTTCTGTATCAGGAAAAAGATGCCTTTTTGGGGAATGTTGTAAAAGAGCACGATTTTTTCGTCGCACGCAAAGGCTTCGTCCCCTTCCCGGTCGCCGTGAAGGA
Proteins encoded in this region:
- a CDS encoding DUF4139 domain-containing protein; this encodes MNARRTWLLWTFWIIWGVMAPNAVSALVQERTVTVSQSGIALFREVDTVAVPPGRHTVVLEGFPQTMDLETLTVRPLAEAETVVPYSLVSHFRPVTKNQLLKSYVGKTLDVVMTNPKGSLDARMVRRVQLVFDGGEGGSPVFLTEDGVYTGEYHGIFFPSLPEELTPAPKAFWDVENKGTAPVEVKAERVYEAEGLQWKALYVLTLNEDASQAVLEGRILVHNTTDMDFPGIKVLLVAGELRQVSRRKLPPRIPMAGVVREAKAAAVEESPALEYHLYRMTEPLNLTAGDPVQVPWVKASAVPIERRLVSSGFGSRADWSFERKESRKQPVRILIHIRNEGAAGLGIPLPAGVVSARMITAQGEAIPLGEDTIDHTPVHGMLQLEFGRSFDVQVERTLVEAKKIGNRIQRLQWSLIVKNAKAHPERVLLEETFSGDWKIVRSGQPYEKVHAALVRFPVDVPAQGQVEVTYEVEVTSR
- a CDS encoding ABC transporter substrate-binding protein; the protein is MMKWARSQWVWTVVGLLLAVWTPSVKAAVQVVDDAGRTVRLDAPARRVIALYGAFTEMLCAIGAEDILAARTQADAYPPQIRALPSVGTHMRPNVEMILGLQPDLVVQSASRRNATPELARLEEAGIPVVIFAPKDFEGVFRTMERLGVLVGRSEQAHTAVENLRGRLEVVRSICGAAPHRPRAVFEIRAQPLAVAGQGGMPQAVMDAVGAINAVTLPDPIVQTSVENLMALDPDVYLVQIGPMNPRPSHPRDRAHFDKLRAVISGRVFEVDEALYSRPGPRAVDAAEELARRLYPSLFP
- a CDS encoding DUF3783 domain-containing protein, giving the protein MDERPRLLVWNFTTEEKDKLDRMLKQVQAPPAFSITPRQGHLLVRDILHGDREGDEAFACDEKIVLFYNIPQKGIFFLIQKFKDANLPKPIFAVVTEHSINWPFSTLAAHLIEERRQARARTAKEAGDDASA
- a CDS encoding FecCD family ABC transporter permease; amino-acid sequence: MNATHAPSAPRSSVSGTTAAAGKLSAAARGWRIRAFWVTIIFLVPALSFYCITVGPYAIESHTLWRVLGSIFHAAPSALSEKETATAHYIVVHLRLARVALALLVGAALALSGTVYQGILLNPLADPFTLGVSTGAAFGASVTILMGWASWKLAGISLLPVVAFLGAVGALSLVMLLGRLHGTMHPTTLVLAGIIVSTFLSAWISLLKSLHEESLSAIVFWIMGSLSGRSWRHVLAIVPYVVAGFWIIMTHAREMDLLALGDTAAFQTGVDTHAVRRRLLGAASLVAAAAVAVSGVVGFIGLVVPHVARLCLGPRHRQLLPASMMLGAVLTLVSDTLARTLLPDGREIPLGVVTAILGAPFFAYLLIHKKRTVVL
- a CDS encoding ABC transporter ATP-binding protein, encoding MIEVEHLHCGYPDRKVLQDVTLTIEPGEFVGILGPNGSGKTTLVLALSGVLPIQSGSIRWNGRPLQTIPHRERARLMAVVPQDVHVTFPFTCREVVAMGRYPHQKRAGRETPQDRDALHRAMAWTDTEALAERPVTLLSGGERQRVFVAKALAQDTPVLLLDEAVSAMDVHRKLQIFDLLTSLQHKEKRTIVFVLHDINTAAVFCRRLVFLKAGRIVADGPTDHVLQPKVLEDVYETSALVYPVPGRDGVRQVFFTRPMAGLTTDAAMLGSCGVIPACVQRSQIRTVKA